The Zingiber officinale cultivar Zhangliang chromosome 9A, Zo_v1.1, whole genome shotgun sequence genome window below encodes:
- the LOC122021304 gene encoding NDR1/HIN1-like protein 2 yields MSSSAGNPKAAVVTGYPVSGSNGAPPRRPFYPPPADAPPSRYETFFERRRRRRLMALGVVICLVLFAGIIFSLIPDPRTPEFAVSSACVTGFNLSAQQQQLSASFDLNLTVHSLNRDMRIYYEHVTASVLYAFDILSENTLAPFYQGKGETTVLRVRLVALGEYVNSNVVRGIESDRGRGDGAVGFNVRVLSLYRFRSWFLSTSWSTLSVYCDDVLIGFGNGTNAATTGYLLGSAPKKCLAISDSRRDTPN; encoded by the exons ATGAGTTCCTCCGCCGGCAATCCCAAGGCTGCCGTCGTCACCGGCTACCCCGTCTCCGGATCGAACGGTGCCCCTCCCCGGCGACCCTTCTACCCTCCTCCCGCCGACGCTCCTCCTTCCCGCTACGAAACCTTCTTCGAaaggcgccgccgccgccgcttaaTGGCCTTGGGGGTCGTCATCTGCCTTGTCCTCTTCGCCGGTATCATCTTCAGTCTCATCCCCGATCCCCGCACGCCCGAGTTCGCCGTCTCTTCCGCTTGCGTCACTGGCTTCAACCTCTCCGCTCAACAGCAGCAGTTATCCGCTTCCTTCGACCTCAACCTCACCGTCCACAGCCTCAACCGTGATATGCGCATCTACTACGAGCACGTCACCGCCAGCGTGCTATATGCCTTCGACATCTTGTCCGAAAACACTCTCGCACCCTTCTATCAAGGGAAGGGCGAAACCACCGTTCTCAGAGTTCGATTGGTGGCGCTCGGGGAGTACGTCAATTCCAATGTGGTGAGGGGGATCGAGTCGGACCGTGGGCGAGGTGATGGTGCGGTAGGATTCAATGTTAgggttttatccttgtatagatTTCGATCCTGGTTTCTGAGCACCAGCTGGTCCACCTTGAGTGTTTACTGCGATGATGTTCTGATTGGGTTCGGGAATGGTACGAATGCGGCTACCACTGGTTATCTGCTTGGCTCAGCACCAAAGAAGTGTTTGGCAATCTCTGACTCTAGAAG GGACACGCCTAATTGA